GCCGGACCGGAGACCTCGCCGAGGTTCCGGTCCGAGACCGGGCCCCGATCTCCACCCAGGTCGACGAAGCGGTGAGTCACGCGCGTGCCGTAGATTTTTAGGCACACGGCGACACACCCGACCGCGGGGGTCGGAGCGACACAGACGTTGACGAAAGAGAAGGACGAAGCGAAGCGATGGCGGGACAGAAGATCCGCATCCGGCTGAAGGCCTACGACCACGAGGTCATCGACAGCTCGGCACGCAAGATTGTCGACACGGTGACGCGTACTGGTGCGAAGGTTGCTGGCCCGGTGCCGTTGCCGACGGAAAAGAACGTGTTCTGCGTCATCCGCTCGCCGCACAAGTACAAGGACAGCCGCGAGCACTTCGAGATGCGCACCCACAAGCGGCTCATCGACATCATCGACCCCACGCCGAAGACCGTCGACTCGCTGATGCGTCTCGACCTGCCGGCCGGTGTCGACATCGAGATCAAGCTCTGAGGGACGCGTACAGCCAATGAGCACTGCTACCAAGAACACGCGCGGTCTGCTGGGCACCAAGCTCGGCATGACCCAGACCTGGGACGAGAACAACCGTGTCGTCCCCGTCACCGTGATCCAGGCCGGGCCCTGCGTCGTCACCGGTGTCCGCACCGCGGACCGGGACGGCTACGACGGCGTCCAGATCGCCTTCGGCGACATCGACCCGCGCAAGGTGACCAAGCCCCTGCGCGGCCACTTCGACAAGGCCGGCGTGACGCCGCGGCGGCACCTGCTGGAGCTGCGCACCGCCGACGCCAGCGAGTACACGCTGGGCCAGGAGATCAAGGCCGAGGCGTTCGAGGCCGGTGAGCGGGTGGACGTTTCCGCCACCAGCAAGGGCAAGGGCTTCGCCGGTGTGATGAAGCGGCACGGCTTCCACGGCCTGCGCGCGACCCACGGTGTGCACAAGAAGCACCGCTCGCCGGGTTCCATCGGCGGCTGCGCCACCCCCGGCCGGGTCTTCAAGGGCCTGCGGATGGCGGGCCGGATGGGCGCCGAGCAGGTCACCACGCAGAACATCAGCGTGCACGCGGTGGACACCGAGCGCGGCCTGATCCTGCTGAAGGGCGCGGTCCCCGGCCCCAAGGGCGGCCTGGTGCTGATCCGCAACGCCGCGAAGGGAGCCCAGAAGTGAGCACCGTCGACGTCGTCGCCGTGAAGGGCGACAAGGTCACCAAGAAGGGTTCCGCCGAGCTTCCGGCCGAGCTGTTCGACGTCCAGGTCAACATCCCGCTGATCCACCAGGTAGTGGTGGCCCAGCTGGCCGCGGCCCGCCAGGGTACGCACAAGGCGAAGACCCGGGGCGAGGTGTCCGGCGGTGGCGCCAAGCCGTACCGCCAGAAGGGCACCGGCCGGGCCCGTCAGGGTTCGACCCGGGCGCCGCAGTTCACCGGCGGTGGCGTCGTCCACGGCCCGACACCGCGCGACTACAGCCAGCGGACCCCGAAGAAGATGATCGCCGCCGCGCTCCGCGGCGCGCTGTCGGACCGGGCCCGCGACGGCCGCGTGTTCGTGGTCGAGAGCTTCGTGGACGGCGACAAGCCCTCCACCAAGGCAGCGCTGAACGTACTCGGCCAGATCACCGACCCGGGCAAGGCCCTGGTCGTCGTGGACCGCGCCGACGAGCTCACCTGGCTGAGCCTGCGCAACGTGCAGCACGTGCACCTGATCGCGGCCGACCAGCTGAACGCGTACGACGTTCTCTGCAGCGACGCGGTCGTGTTCACCCAGGCCGCTCTCGACTCGTTCGTCGCGGGTGCGCCCAAGGGCAAGTCCGTCAAGGCCGTCGCCACGTCGACTGAAGCCGAGGAGGTAGAAGCATGAGCCACGGAATCAACAAGGACCCGCGGGACGTGCTGCTCCGGCCGGTCGTGAGCGAGAAGAGCTACGGCCTGCTGGACGAGCAGAAGTACACGTTCGAGGTCGCGCCGGACGCCAACAAGACCGAGATCAAGCTCGCGGTCGAGAAGGTGTTCAAGGTCAAGGTCAGCGACGTCAACACTCTCAACCGCAAGGGCAAGCGCCGCCGGACCCGGTCCGGTTTCGGCAAGCGCCCGGACACCAAGCGGGCGATCGTGACCCTCAAGGGCGACGACCGCATCGACATCTTCGGAGGCCAGTCGTAATGGGAATCCGCAAGTACAAGCCGACGACGCCGGGCCGCCGTGGCTCGAGCGTGGCCGACTTCGTCGAGCTCACCCGTTCGACCCCGGAGAAGTCGCTGCTGCGTCCGCTGCCGAAGAAGGGCGGCCGGAACAGCTCGG
The genomic region above belongs to Kribbella solani and contains:
- the rpsJ gene encoding 30S ribosomal protein S10; its protein translation is MAGQKIRIRLKAYDHEVIDSSARKIVDTVTRTGAKVAGPVPLPTEKNVFCVIRSPHKYKDSREHFEMRTHKRLIDIIDPTPKTVDSLMRLDLPAGVDIEIKL
- the rplC gene encoding 50S ribosomal protein L3; the encoded protein is MSTATKNTRGLLGTKLGMTQTWDENNRVVPVTVIQAGPCVVTGVRTADRDGYDGVQIAFGDIDPRKVTKPLRGHFDKAGVTPRRHLLELRTADASEYTLGQEIKAEAFEAGERVDVSATSKGKGFAGVMKRHGFHGLRATHGVHKKHRSPGSIGGCATPGRVFKGLRMAGRMGAEQVTTQNISVHAVDTERGLILLKGAVPGPKGGLVLIRNAAKGAQK
- the rplD gene encoding 50S ribosomal protein L4, with product MSTVDVVAVKGDKVTKKGSAELPAELFDVQVNIPLIHQVVVAQLAAARQGTHKAKTRGEVSGGGAKPYRQKGTGRARQGSTRAPQFTGGGVVHGPTPRDYSQRTPKKMIAAALRGALSDRARDGRVFVVESFVDGDKPSTKAALNVLGQITDPGKALVVVDRADELTWLSLRNVQHVHLIAADQLNAYDVLCSDAVVFTQAALDSFVAGAPKGKSVKAVATSTEAEEVEA
- the rplW gene encoding 50S ribosomal protein L23, giving the protein MSHGINKDPRDVLLRPVVSEKSYGLLDEQKYTFEVAPDANKTEIKLAVEKVFKVKVSDVNTLNRKGKRRRTRSGFGKRPDTKRAIVTLKGDDRIDIFGGQS